ACACGATCGCCGACGACTGCGAGAACCGGCGGTAGCCGCTTCGTGGCTGAGCGCCGCTCGCACGTGAGCGGCGCTCGTCACGCCCAGGTCATCCGTTGGCGGATCTTCCGTCTGGGGAGCGGACAATGCGCCACTCGATGCTCCGTCGGCCTCAGCGCCGGATCGGGATCCCCGCCGCCGCGATGGTCGCCTTCGCGTCGGCGATCGACACCTCGCGGTAGTGGAAGATCGACGCCGCCAGCGCCGCGTCCGCCCCGGCGGCCAGGGCGTCCGCGAGGTGCGAGGCGTCGCCCGCACCGCCCGAGGCGATCACGGGGACCGACACCGCCTCGGCGACCGCGCGCGTCAGGGGCAGGTCGAAGCCGTCCTTCGTCCCGTCGCGGTCCATCGACGTCAGCAGGATCTCCCCGGCGCCGCGCTCGACCGCCTCCGCGGCCCATCCCACCGCGTCGACGCCCGTCGGCGTGCGCCCGCCCGCGACGTAGACCTCCCAGCCGTCGGCGCCGGCGCGCGCCTTCGCGTCGATGGCCAGGACGACGCACTGCACGCCGAAGCGGTCGGCCAGCTCGTCCAGCAGCTCGGGTCGCGCCACCGCGGCGCTGTTGACCGCCACCTTGTCCGCGCCGGCGTCCAGGACGGCCTGGGCGTCGGCCACGGAGCGGATCCCGCCCCCGATCGTGAACGGGATGAAGACGTTGTCCGCCGTGCGCCGGGCGAGGTCGACGATCGTGTCGCGCGCCTCGTGGGTCGCGGTGATGTCCAGGAAGACCAGCTCGTCGGCGCCCTCGGCGTCGTAGCGCTCGGCGAGCTCGACGGGGTCGCCGGCGTCGCGCAGGTCGACGAAGTTCGTGCCCTTGACGACGCGGCCGTCGGCCACGTCGAGGCACGGGATGAGGCGCTTCAGGTGCATCCGTGCACCGCCCGGCGACGCGGGGCTAGTCCCGCCGCGGGTCGGCGACGTCGCGGAACGGGCGGTCCCGGGGCCCGGTCGCCAGCGGCTGCAACGCCGCCTGGCCCTCGGCCACGGTGAACCGCCCCTCGTAGAGCGCCTTGCCGACGACGACCCCGCCGAGGTTGACCTGGCGCAGGTCGCGGAGCACCTCGAGGTCCTGCACCTCGCCGATGCCGCCGGAGAACAGCCAGCGGCCACGGACGACGCTCGCGATGCGCTTGACCTCCTCGGGGTCGACGCCCTCGAGCATCCCGTCCTTGTCGACGTTCGTGTAGACGAACGACCGCACGCCGCGGTTCTGCAGGCGCTCGATGACGTTCTCGGCCGTCATCTGCGTCGTCTCCTGCCAGCCGGACGTCGAGACGTGCCCGCCGCGGGTGTCGACGGAGACGATCACGCGGTCGCGGAAGGCCGCGAGGACGTCGTCGAGGAAGTCGATGTCGGTGAACGCCGCGGTGCCGAGGATCACGCGCTCGGCGCCGGCGCGCAGCGCGTCGCGGACGGCCGGGAACGACCGCAGGCCGCCGCCGTACTGCACCGGGACGTTGAGCTCGCTCGTGATCCGCTCGAGGTGCGCGAGCGACTTGGGCGAGCCGGACTTCGCGCCGTCGAGGTCGATGACGTGCAGGAAGCGCGCGCCGGCCTCGACCCACGCGCGCGCGGCCTCGACCGGGTCGTCGCGGTAGACGGTCTTGTCCTCGAAGTGCCCCTGGGTCAGGCGCACCGCCTGGCCGTCGGCGATGTCGATGGCCGGATAGAGGATCACGCCGCGACCCCGGCACACTGCGCGACGAAGTTGCGCAGCAGCGCGAGTCCCTCGCCCGACGACTTCTCGGGATGGCACTGCGCACCCCACACCCGATCGCGTCCGACGATCGAGGGGAACCGCGTCCCGTACTCACCGAAGCCCAGCACCAGGTCCTCCTCGACCCGCGGGATGAACGAATGGACGTGGTAGAGCGCCACCGGATCGGGCAGGCCCTCGGCCAGCGGCGTCTCCTGCGCCCACCGGACCTCGTTCCACCCGATGTGCGGGAGCTTCAAGCCGCGCGCGTCCAGTCGCACGACCGACCCGGGCAGCAGCCCGAGCCCCTCCTCGCCTCCGTGCTCCTCGGAGCGCTCGAACAGCAGCTGCATGCCCAGGCACGAGCCCATGACCGGCACGCCGTCGGCCGCCCGCTCGCGCAGGAGGCCGTCGAGGCCGCGCTCGCGCAGCGCCGCCATCGCGGCCGGGAACGCGCCGACGCCCGGGACGTAGAGCCCGTCCACGGAGCGCAGCAGGTCGTGGTCGGCGGTGACGTGCACCGTCGCCCCCGTCCGCAGCA
The DNA window shown above is from Conexibacter sp. SYSU D00693 and carries:
- the hisF gene encoding imidazole glycerol phosphate synthase subunit HisF — translated: MHLKRLIPCLDVADGRVVKGTNFVDLRDAGDPVELAERYDAEGADELVFLDITATHEARDTIVDLARRTADNVFIPFTIGGGIRSVADAQAVLDAGADKVAVNSAAVARPELLDELADRFGVQCVVLAIDAKARAGADGWEVYVAGGRTPTGVDAVGWAAEAVERGAGEILLTSMDRDGTKDGFDLPLTRAVAEAVSVPVIASGGAGDASHLADALAAGADAALAASIFHYREVSIADAKATIAAAGIPIRR
- the hisH gene encoding imidazole glycerol phosphate synthase subunit HisH produces the protein MTTAIGMVDYGMGNRRSVEKALLRTGATVHVTADHDLLRSVDGLYVPGVGAFPAAMAALRERGLDGLLRERAADGVPVMGSCLGMQLLFERSEEHGGEEGLGLLPGSVVRLDARGLKLPHIGWNEVRWAQETPLAEGLPDPVALYHVHSFIPRVEEDLVLGFGEYGTRFPSIVGRDRVWGAQCHPEKSSGEGLALLRNFVAQCAGVAA
- the hisA gene encoding 1-(5-phosphoribosyl)-5-[(5-phosphoribosylamino)methylideneamino]imidazole-4-carboxamide isomerase, with the translated sequence MILYPAIDIADGQAVRLTQGHFEDKTVYRDDPVEAARAWVEAGARFLHVIDLDGAKSGSPKSLAHLERITSELNVPVQYGGGLRSFPAVRDALRAGAERVILGTAAFTDIDFLDDVLAAFRDRVIVSVDTRGGHVSTSGWQETTQMTAENVIERLQNRGVRSFVYTNVDKDGMLEGVDPEEVKRIASVVRGRWLFSGGIGEVQDLEVLRDLRQVNLGGVVVGKALYEGRFTVAEGQAALQPLATGPRDRPFRDVADPRRD